A part of Terriglobus roseus genomic DNA contains:
- the tkt gene encoding transketolase: protein MTDLEKLSIDTLRLLAVDAIEKAANGHPGAPIALSPLTYLLFTRNMKHNPTDPLWIDRDRFVLSNGHASMLQYGALHLSGYDLSLDDLKQFRQWHSKAPGHPEYGFTPGVEVTTGPLGQGLAMAVGLAIAEKHQAAVYNQPDMTIVDHHTYCIVGDGCLMEGISHEACSLAGTLKLGKLIVFYDDNLISLDGPTELSYTENVDERFDAYHWHVQVVDDGNDLAKIQQAINIAKLETEKPSLIRIRTIIGYGSPKAGTKHVHGEALGKEATRKTKEFFGFDPDVDFAEPQAALDDWRSAVPKGQKEQAGWNELFAKYKAAHPELATQFTRTIKPELPADYNKNIKPFPAEKAIATRSAGQVVLQALGDALPEMIGGAADLTSSTKTIFNNSPSFHDDPKGRNIFFGVREFGMCAAVNGMAAHGGLIPFGSTFFVFSDYARNAMRLAALMSVHSLFVFTHDSIALGADGPTHQPVEHLMSLRAIPQLTDFRPADANETAVCYQLMVERKSASFMALSRQDLPVLDVAKYPTLWDGVRKGAYVLVDVENPDVIIVATGSEVSLVLKTLPELEKAGIKARVISMPSFHLFEEQTEEYKNSIFPHGVAKVSVEAGATQGWWKYVGRDGSVVGLDHFGGSAPGPEVLAHFGFTPENIVKAAQAAIAK from the coding sequence ATGACCGATCTCGAGAAGCTGTCAATTGACACACTCCGCCTGCTCGCCGTAGATGCGATTGAAAAGGCGGCCAATGGGCACCCCGGAGCGCCGATTGCGCTGTCGCCGCTGACATACCTGCTGTTCACGCGCAACATGAAGCACAATCCGACGGACCCTTTGTGGATTGATCGCGATCGCTTTGTGCTGTCGAATGGCCACGCTTCCATGCTGCAGTACGGTGCTCTTCATCTGTCCGGCTACGACCTGTCGCTCGATGACTTGAAGCAGTTCCGTCAGTGGCATTCGAAGGCTCCTGGACACCCGGAATATGGCTTCACGCCCGGCGTTGAAGTGACCACTGGACCGCTCGGTCAGGGACTTGCTATGGCCGTTGGTCTGGCGATTGCTGAAAAGCACCAGGCTGCCGTTTACAACCAGCCGGACATGACGATTGTCGATCACCACACCTACTGCATCGTGGGTGATGGCTGCTTGATGGAAGGCATCTCGCACGAAGCGTGCTCGCTGGCTGGAACGCTGAAGCTGGGCAAGCTGATCGTGTTCTATGACGACAACCTGATCTCGCTGGATGGTCCCACCGAACTGAGCTACACGGAGAATGTGGACGAGCGCTTCGATGCGTACCACTGGCACGTGCAGGTTGTTGACGATGGCAATGATCTCGCGAAGATTCAGCAGGCGATCAACATCGCAAAGCTTGAGACCGAGAAGCCCTCGCTCATCCGTATCCGCACCATCATTGGCTACGGTTCGCCGAAGGCTGGCACCAAGCATGTGCACGGTGAGGCTTTGGGTAAGGAAGCTACGCGCAAGACGAAGGAATTCTTCGGATTCGATCCGGATGTCGACTTCGCTGAGCCGCAGGCTGCTCTCGACGACTGGCGCTCCGCTGTTCCCAAGGGACAGAAGGAACAGGCTGGCTGGAACGAACTGTTTGCCAAGTACAAGGCTGCTCACCCCGAGCTGGCTACGCAGTTTACGCGCACCATCAAGCCGGAACTGCCTGCTGACTACAACAAGAACATCAAGCCTTTCCCCGCAGAGAAGGCCATTGCGACGCGTTCCGCCGGACAGGTTGTTCTGCAGGCGCTGGGCGATGCTTTGCCGGAAATGATTGGTGGCGCGGCCGACCTTACGTCGTCGACGAAAACCATCTTCAACAACTCGCCTTCGTTCCACGATGACCCGAAGGGCCGCAACATCTTCTTCGGTGTGCGCGAGTTCGGCATGTGCGCAGCAGTGAACGGCATGGCGGCGCACGGTGGCCTGATTCCGTTCGGCTCCACGTTCTTCGTATTCAGCGACTATGCGCGTAACGCAATGCGTCTGGCTGCGCTGATGAGCGTTCACTCGCTGTTCGTCTTCACGCACGACTCGATCGCGCTGGGTGCTGATGGTCCGACGCACCAGCCGGTGGAGCACCTGATGAGCCTCCGCGCAATTCCGCAGCTTACGGACTTCCGTCCTGCGGATGCGAACGAGACCGCGGTCTGCTACCAGTTGATGGTGGAGCGCAAGTCGGCCTCGTTCATGGCGCTGTCGCGTCAGGACCTGCCGGTGCTCGACGTGGCGAAGTACCCGACTCTCTGGGACGGCGTTCGCAAGGGCGCTTATGTTCTCGTTGACGTTGAGAACCCGGACGTCATCATTGTTGCCACCGGTTCGGAAGTTTCGCTGGTGCTGAAGACCCTGCCGGAACTGGAGAAGGCTGGCATCAAGGCTCGCGTGATCTCCATGCCCAGCTTCCACCTCTTCGAAGAGCAGACGGAAGAGTACAAGAACAGCATCTTCCCGCACGGTGTGGCGAAGGTGTCTGTGGAAGCCGGCGCAACGCAGGGCTGGTGGAAGTATGTGGGCCGCGACGGTTCCGTTGTCGGACTGGACCACTTCGGTGGTTCGGCGCCTGGACCGGAAGTGCTGGCGCACTTCGGATTCACGCCGGAAAACATCGTCAAGGCTGCGCAGGCGGCCATCGCGAAGTAA
- the gnd gene encoding phosphogluconate dehydrogenase (NAD(+)-dependent, decarboxylating), with protein MEIGLIGLGKMGGNMAERLRQGGHKVVGFDFNKEATAKLTAAGSVGVDSVEDLVKNLQAPRAVWIMVPDGKPVDDTIAKLKPLMQKGDIFIDGGNSNYKESIRRHGELKAEGFEFVDVGTSGGVWGLKEGYSMMIGGDEDVVEKLRPIFETLAPAPDKGWGRTGPSGAGHFVKMVHNGIEYGMMQAFAEGFAIFEAKKELQLDNAQIAEIWQYGSVVRSWLLDLTAEALKANPELKGIAPFVPDSGEGRWTVFEAIDLNVSAPVITESLIRRIRSRETDNLTDKMLSVMRNAFGGHAMKKE; from the coding sequence ATGGAAATTGGTCTGATTGGCCTTGGCAAAATGGGCGGCAACATGGCGGAGCGTCTCCGCCAGGGTGGCCACAAGGTTGTGGGTTTTGACTTCAATAAGGAAGCTACGGCAAAGCTGACTGCCGCTGGTTCCGTCGGTGTGGATTCGGTCGAAGACCTGGTAAAGAACCTGCAGGCACCCCGCGCGGTGTGGATCATGGTTCCGGACGGCAAGCCCGTGGACGACACCATTGCCAAGCTGAAGCCCCTGATGCAGAAGGGCGACATCTTCATTGATGGCGGTAACTCGAACTACAAGGAATCGATCCGTCGTCACGGCGAACTGAAGGCAGAAGGCTTTGAGTTTGTTGACGTAGGTACTTCGGGCGGCGTTTGGGGCCTGAAGGAAGGCTACTCGATGATGATTGGTGGTGACGAAGACGTAGTTGAGAAGCTTCGCCCCATCTTCGAGACGCTGGCACCCGCTCCTGATAAGGGCTGGGGCCGCACCGGACCGAGCGGCGCAGGCCACTTCGTGAAGATGGTGCACAACGGCATTGAGTACGGCATGATGCAGGCATTCGCAGAGGGCTTTGCCATCTTCGAAGCGAAGAAGGAACTGCAGCTGGACAACGCTCAGATCGCAGAGATCTGGCAGTACGGTTCGGTGGTTCGTTCATGGCTGCTGGACCTGACCGCAGAAGCTCTGAAGGCGAACCCCGAACTGAAGGGCATTGCTCCGTTTGTTCCGGATTCCGGCGAAGGCCGCTGGACCGTCTTCGAGGCGATCGACCTGAACGTTTCTGCTCCGGTCATCACAGAGTCGCTGATCCGTCGCATCCGTTCGCGTGAAACGGACAACCTGACGGACAAGATGTTGTCTGTAATGCGTAATGCCTTCGGCGGTCACGCCATGAAGAAGGAGTAG
- the zwf gene encoding glucose-6-phosphate dehydrogenase: MATTGINVSPEQVEANKCKESIPEPCIVVIFGASGDLTKRKLLPALYHLEQANLLPENFAVVGVARRDLSATFAPDMKDGILKGGGVDEKEEKLGKFIDRVKYFATEFDNDEGFEKLKAYLADLDKQFGTKGNRLFYLAVAPEFFADITHRLGNHGMTGEDGDHWVRVIIEKPFGTDLESAKKLNSEINQVLKEDQIFRIDHYLGKETVQNILVFRFGNGIFEPIWNRNYIDHIQITAAESIGIEGRGPFYEAAGALRDVLQNHVMEVLSFVAMEPPDVFESAPVRIEKLKVWKAISPIPVENTARGQYGPGNVDGEDVKGYRQEDRVSPESQTETFAAMKLEIDNWRWAGVPFYIRAGKRLKTRVTEVVITFKRPPLHIFQGSGAGAEQLEPNVLTLRIQPDDGIKLKFGAKIPGPTTNIAQVNMNFSYAEAFGKSSANGYERLLLDAMLGDGTLFAEREGVETTWALMTPILEAWKAQKKDFPNYDAGSWGPKEADELLERDGRAWQA; the protein is encoded by the coding sequence ATGGCAACAACCGGTATCAATGTTTCCCCAGAGCAGGTGGAAGCGAACAAGTGCAAGGAAAGCATTCCGGAGCCTTGCATCGTTGTGATTTTTGGCGCTTCGGGCGACCTGACGAAGCGTAAGCTGCTGCCTGCGCTCTATCACCTAGAGCAGGCAAATCTTCTGCCTGAAAATTTTGCGGTTGTCGGCGTGGCTCGTCGCGACCTCTCTGCTACCTTTGCGCCGGACATGAAGGACGGCATCCTGAAGGGCGGCGGCGTTGACGAGAAGGAAGAGAAACTCGGCAAGTTCATTGACCGCGTGAAGTACTTCGCCACCGAGTTCGACAACGACGAAGGTTTCGAGAAGCTGAAGGCTTATCTCGCCGACCTGGACAAGCAGTTTGGCACCAAGGGCAACCGCCTGTTCTACCTTGCTGTTGCCCCTGAGTTCTTCGCAGACATCACGCACCGTCTGGGCAACCACGGCATGACCGGCGAAGACGGCGACCACTGGGTTCGCGTCATCATCGAGAAGCCCTTCGGTACGGACCTTGAGAGCGCGAAGAAGCTCAACTCTGAGATCAACCAGGTACTCAAGGAAGATCAGATCTTCCGCATCGACCACTACCTGGGTAAGGAGACGGTTCAGAACATCCTCGTCTTCCGCTTCGGCAATGGAATCTTTGAGCCCATCTGGAACCGTAACTACATCGACCACATCCAGATCACCGCTGCGGAATCCATCGGCATTGAAGGCCGCGGACCGTTCTACGAGGCAGCCGGTGCTCTGCGTGACGTTCTTCAGAACCACGTGATGGAAGTGCTTAGCTTCGTTGCCATGGAACCGCCAGACGTCTTTGAGTCGGCTCCTGTGCGCATCGAGAAGCTGAAGGTTTGGAAGGCGATCAGCCCCATCCCAGTCGAGAACACAGCACGTGGCCAGTATGGTCCGGGCAATGTCGATGGCGAGGACGTAAAGGGCTATCGCCAGGAAGATCGCGTCAGCCCCGAATCGCAGACGGAGACGTTTGCTGCGATGAAGCTGGAGATCGACAACTGGCGTTGGGCTGGTGTGCCGTTCTACATTCGCGCAGGCAAGCGCCTGAAGACGCGTGTGACGGAAGTGGTCATCACCTTCAAGCGTCCTCCGCTGCACATCTTCCAGGGTTCTGGCGCTGGTGCAGAGCAGCTTGAGCCGAACGTTCTCACGCTGCGCATTCAGCCGGATGACGGCATCAAGCTGAAGTTCGGTGCGAAGATTCCTGGACCGACGACGAACATTGCACAGGTGAACATGAACTTCTCCTATGCTGAGGCATTCGGTAAGTCGTCCGCCAATGGCTATGAGCGTCTGCTGTTGGACGCCATGCTGGGCGATGGAACGCTGTTCGCAGAGCGTGAAGGCGTAGAGACCACATGGGCTCTGATGACGCCGATCCTCGAAGCGTGGAAGGCTCAGAAGAAGGACTTCCCGAACTACGATGCTGGTTCGTGGGGCCCGAAGGAAGCAGATGAACTGCTGGAGCGCGATGGACGCGCATGGCAGGCCTAA
- the pgl gene encoding 6-phosphogluconolactonase has protein sequence MPRKTIADYLVYDTPQRLAHAAAEVFAKYAADGVAARGVARIAISGGSTPKRMLALLAEEPFRSQIDWERLRLYWVDERCVPADHADSNYRMTREQLLSKVPFAEENVFRMEGELNPEDAASRYEATLRNSFRLEGAEAPAFDLVLLGMGDDGHTASIFPNTSAIDAMGTLVAANHVPQKDSWRITLTWPVINHGRRVVFLVEGQAKAEVLREVLLGGYDPDRLPAQLIRPENGQIGLLLDAEAARRLPKSGKHGDAETGTLELTR, from the coding sequence ATGCCAAGAAAAACGATTGCCGATTATCTTGTCTACGACACGCCGCAACGGCTGGCACACGCAGCAGCAGAAGTCTTTGCGAAGTATGCCGCAGATGGTGTCGCAGCGCGTGGCGTGGCGCGTATCGCTATCAGTGGAGGCAGCACCCCGAAACGCATGCTCGCTCTGCTGGCGGAGGAGCCATTCCGTTCACAGATCGACTGGGAAAGGCTGCGTCTTTACTGGGTGGATGAGCGCTGCGTTCCGGCGGATCACGCAGACTCCAACTATCGCATGACGCGAGAGCAGTTGCTGAGCAAGGTGCCGTTCGCCGAAGAGAACGTGTTTCGCATGGAAGGCGAACTGAATCCTGAGGATGCCGCTTCGCGTTACGAAGCGACGCTGCGCAACAGCTTCCGATTGGAAGGCGCAGAGGCTCCTGCGTTCGACCTTGTATTACTCGGCATGGGCGACGATGGTCACACCGCGTCGATCTTCCCGAACACGTCGGCGATTGATGCGATGGGAACGTTGGTTGCCGCGAACCACGTGCCGCAGAAGGATTCCTGGCGCATTACGCTGACATGGCCGGTGATCAATCATGGCCGTCGCGTGGTGTTTCTGGTTGAGGGCCAGGCCAAGGCGGAGGTGCTGCGCGAGGTTCTTTTGGGCGGATATGATCCAGATCGACTTCCCGCGCAACTCATTCGGCCTGAAAATGGACAGATTGGACTCTTGCTGGATGCCGAGGCCGCAAGGCGGCTGCCGAAGTCAGGCAAACACGGTGATGCGGAGACAGGAACTCTGGAGCTGACACGATGA
- the glk gene encoding glucokinase — MILAGDVGGTKVDLALYSFTGGEVQMVCNKKYPAAGYAGLQDVVQEFLDDPGIAPGVEKEVVAACFGCPGPVKDGHLKLTNLPWELDARELSKGLGIEHIFLINDLEANGYGVAELGPDQICELEAGDKSALGHRALVSPGTGLGEALLVWNPLARRHFPLPSEGGHVDWAPRNPLEIELLEYLLKTLNGRVSTERVVSGLGLKNIYEFLRDAKKMEEPKWLRDRMATEDPNFVIGTTGEDGSCELTAKVLEMFSASLGAECGNMGLKLLAAGGIYLGGGIPPKILKTLKSGPFREALLDKGRLSPLLHTMPVRVILEDKCALIGAAAFAEARAAEISGHSERAASQA, encoded by the coding sequence ATGATTCTTGCAGGCGATGTAGGTGGCACTAAGGTTGATCTTGCTTTATATAGCTTCACAGGCGGTGAGGTGCAGATGGTCTGCAACAAGAAGTATCCCGCCGCGGGCTATGCCGGTCTGCAGGATGTAGTACAGGAATTTCTCGATGATCCCGGAATTGCTCCGGGCGTTGAGAAAGAGGTAGTGGCTGCGTGCTTTGGCTGTCCTGGGCCGGTGAAGGATGGTCATCTGAAGCTGACCAATCTGCCGTGGGAGCTCGATGCTCGTGAGTTGTCGAAGGGACTGGGCATTGAACACATCTTCCTGATCAACGATCTGGAAGCGAACGGCTACGGCGTTGCAGAGCTTGGCCCGGACCAGATTTGTGAATTGGAAGCAGGCGATAAATCCGCTCTGGGACATCGCGCGCTCGTTTCTCCGGGCACCGGTCTTGGAGAAGCTCTGCTTGTCTGGAACCCATTGGCTCGTCGGCACTTCCCACTGCCTTCTGAAGGTGGCCATGTGGATTGGGCTCCGCGCAATCCGCTTGAGATTGAATTGCTCGAGTATCTGTTGAAGACGTTGAATGGTCGTGTATCCACAGAGCGCGTTGTTAGCGGTCTGGGCTTAAAGAACATCTACGAATTTCTGCGCGACGCGAAGAAGATGGAAGAGCCCAAGTGGCTGCGTGATCGGATGGCGACTGAAGATCCGAACTTTGTTATCGGCACCACGGGCGAGGATGGTTCGTGTGAGCTGACAGCGAAGGTGCTGGAGATGTTCAGCGCATCTCTTGGTGCAGAGTGCGGCAACATGGGATTGAAGCTGCTGGCTGCTGGCGGTATCTATCTTGGTGGTGGCATTCCGCCGAAGATTCTTAAGACGCTGAAGTCTGGACCGTTCCGTGAAGCATTGTTGGATAAGGGACGGCTATCTCCACTGCTGCATACGATGCCGGTGCGCGTCATTCTTGAAGACAAGTGCGCGCTCATTGGTGCTGCGGCATTTGCAGAAGCTCGTGCTGCAGAGATCAGCGGGCACAGCGAGCGCGCTGCTTCGCAGGCATAA
- a CDS encoding TonB-dependent receptor, whose amino-acid sequence MFQRKVPLAIACVFAGVFAAHAQEYRGTLSGTITDAAGYKIPNAQVEAKSPQQTYTIKSDAGGHFLIPFVQPSTYVVTIKADGFTSRIYNNVVVSVSGSVDLPTKLDAGASDTVSVSTQDFQLETQDASSGTVMDPEKVQNLPLNGRQVYQLMALTPGVRFTTTTFGASGNSGTRGWDVTNAYTINGAPGTTNQFLLNGAPVSIQNGGSSGSWTISPTIDAVQEFKVMTVTFDAQYGRVGGGAMNTILKSGTNGFHGTAYDFWRNSVLDANTFTVNQSGGAKPYHNQHQYGFTVGGPILKNKAFFFFSFEGWREVLPAPVLTTVPRADMLPGADGSVNLTNYLNAAGKTNGIYDPETAVCANNSNPCNTYTRSKFANNTIPAARISPVGVAVLKLYPAPNLPGYQNNYLFTGRDAYKYTMPITRLDYNLTDRTRLYAIFTQWSGYENRNNSGLPGPAATGNFGNHREDWTSVLDLTHTISNNMVADARVSWNRYWNPSPSGAVAAGSATLTPGDLGLTMPSIPTTSRNLAPTFSFSETLPTAVGNVVSQTIFETYDIGPSITHTIGRHSLHYGGEFSWYHDVASGIGQPNGTFAFNTGFTQQNYQKANNDGSSVAAALLGIPSSGSVQWNQQLYESYKYYGAYFQDNWKATEHLSLNLGIRWDNETSPRDRHDRLLAGVCFTCANPINSSVSLPSVLPNGASPVSVMYGTAQFSSSSLSSYVNNTQFWQPKFGFSYSPNRRMVIHGGYALSKAFGIELGASSPFNQTTSYNASADNNLHPLYTFKNGNPYPSGAQAPAGTSLGGLALVGNTISIDQREHKVPIVQQWTLGIEQVIAGGLKINLAYVGTHAYHLRVGGRNLNGLNPSDYSKGFADNSYLNQLVPNPFYGVLPTTTSLGANSTIAAKYLMVPYPQFYGSVNVNTDAGGFSNYHSLQAKAEKRFSSSRSAFGGISMLSSFTWSKLMDAISRLNNTGAGLVDPRPYYGIDSGDRAWTFALSGLYNLPFGHGAAYFSSANRYVDGVIGGWQLDWTMQHQGGTPIAYPNGYNYTCGNFNIVPTQRSYKSYLNNSNPSCFSNFPAFSTVTLPPYTTAVRAPYAPQVALGLEKKWTIHESVKFQLKAEAFNAMNTPIFPGPSTSSPTAAPTRNPAVADPNAPGAWSGYGTIGNTQQNFPRQYQLSGKVFF is encoded by the coding sequence ATGTTTCAACGCAAAGTTCCACTTGCGATTGCCTGCGTATTTGCAGGCGTTTTCGCTGCGCACGCTCAGGAGTATCGCGGTACGCTGAGCGGCACTATTACTGACGCTGCAGGCTACAAGATCCCCAATGCTCAAGTAGAAGCAAAGAGCCCACAGCAGACCTACACCATCAAGAGCGATGCAGGTGGCCACTTCCTCATTCCGTTCGTGCAACCCAGCACGTACGTCGTGACGATCAAGGCAGATGGCTTTACCAGCAGGATTTACAACAACGTTGTTGTTTCGGTCTCTGGAAGCGTTGACCTTCCCACCAAGCTCGATGCTGGCGCCTCTGACACCGTCTCTGTTTCTACACAAGACTTTCAGTTAGAAACGCAGGATGCTTCGTCCGGCACTGTAATGGATCCGGAGAAGGTGCAGAACCTTCCTTTGAATGGTCGTCAGGTGTACCAGTTGATGGCACTGACGCCAGGTGTTCGTTTCACTACTACTACGTTCGGAGCCAGCGGAAACTCCGGTACTCGCGGATGGGACGTAACTAACGCTTACACCATTAACGGCGCACCGGGCACCACGAATCAGTTCCTGTTGAACGGCGCACCAGTATCTATTCAGAATGGTGGTAGTTCTGGTTCCTGGACCATCTCACCCACCATTGATGCTGTGCAGGAGTTCAAGGTGATGACGGTCACCTTCGATGCGCAGTACGGCCGTGTGGGCGGCGGCGCGATGAATACCATCTTGAAGTCTGGTACCAATGGCTTCCATGGCACGGCCTATGACTTCTGGCGCAACTCCGTTCTGGATGCCAACACATTCACTGTGAACCAGTCCGGCGGAGCTAAGCCATATCACAATCAACATCAATACGGTTTCACTGTCGGTGGCCCCATCCTGAAGAACAAGGCATTCTTCTTCTTCAGCTTTGAAGGCTGGCGTGAAGTACTGCCTGCTCCTGTTCTCACCACTGTGCCCAGGGCAGATATGTTGCCCGGAGCGGATGGCAGCGTCAATCTGACGAACTACCTGAATGCCGCTGGAAAAACCAACGGCATCTATGATCCAGAGACTGCTGTCTGTGCGAACAACAGCAATCCTTGCAATACCTACACACGTTCCAAGTTCGCTAACAACACCATTCCAGCGGCGCGTATCAGTCCCGTTGGTGTCGCTGTTCTTAAGTTGTACCCGGCTCCCAATCTGCCTGGATATCAGAACAACTATCTCTTCACCGGTAGGGATGCGTACAAATACACCATGCCCATCACCCGTCTGGATTACAACCTGACGGATCGAACACGTCTCTACGCCATCTTCACTCAGTGGTCTGGATATGAGAATCGCAATAACAGCGGTCTTCCGGGGCCAGCGGCTACCGGCAATTTCGGTAATCATCGCGAAGACTGGACTTCAGTACTCGATCTGACGCACACCATCTCCAACAACATGGTTGCCGATGCTCGCGTGTCCTGGAACCGCTATTGGAACCCGTCTCCATCCGGTGCGGTGGCTGCTGGAAGCGCCACGCTTACACCGGGTGATCTGGGCTTGACGATGCCTTCCATCCCCACCACCAGCCGCAATCTGGCACCCACATTCAGCTTCAGTGAAACGCTGCCCACTGCGGTTGGCAACGTGGTGAGTCAGACGATCTTTGAAACGTATGACATCGGCCCATCCATCACGCATACCATCGGCCGTCATTCGTTGCATTACGGTGGCGAGTTCTCCTGGTATCACGATGTTGCTTCAGGCATCGGTCAGCCGAATGGAACCTTCGCGTTCAACACTGGATTTACGCAGCAGAACTATCAAAAGGCCAACAATGATGGCTCGTCTGTCGCAGCTGCGCTTCTTGGTATTCCGTCCAGCGGCAGCGTGCAGTGGAACCAGCAACTGTATGAGAGCTACAAGTATTACGGCGCGTACTTCCAGGACAACTGGAAGGCGACGGAACATCTTTCTCTCAACCTGGGTATTCGTTGGGACAATGAAACCAGCCCGCGCGATCGTCACGATCGTCTTCTAGCTGGCGTTTGCTTCACCTGCGCAAATCCGATCAATAGCTCCGTAAGTCTGCCATCTGTGTTGCCCAATGGGGCATCACCCGTATCAGTGATGTATGGCACGGCGCAGTTCTCCAGCAGCTCGCTGTCGTCGTATGTAAACAACACGCAGTTCTGGCAGCCGAAGTTTGGCTTCTCTTATAGCCCGAATCGCAGAATGGTTATTCACGGCGGCTATGCGCTCTCGAAGGCATTCGGCATCGAACTGGGCGCGTCGTCTCCGTTTAACCAGACCACGTCGTACAACGCGTCTGCGGATAACAATCTGCATCCGCTGTATACGTTCAAGAACGGAAATCCCTATCCGAGTGGTGCGCAGGCTCCGGCAGGTACCAGCCTTGGTGGTCTGGCTCTTGTTGGTAACACCATCAGCATTGATCAGCGCGAACACAAGGTTCCCATTGTGCAGCAGTGGACCCTTGGTATCGAGCAGGTGATTGCGGGTGGCTTGAAGATCAACCTGGCTTACGTAGGTACGCACGCATATCACTTGCGTGTGGGTGGAAGAAATCTGAATGGACTCAATCCTTCGGACTACTCCAAGGGCTTTGCCGACAATTCCTACCTCAATCAGCTCGTTCCCAATCCGTTCTATGGTGTGTTGCCTACCACTACGTCGCTGGGTGCAAACTCGACGATTGCAGCGAAGTATCTGATGGTGCCGTATCCGCAGTTTTATGGAAGCGTCAACGTCAATACGGATGCAGGCGGTTTCAGCAACTATCACTCATTGCAGGCAAAGGCTGAGAAGCGATTCAGTTCTTCGCGTTCTGCGTTTGGTGGCATCAGCATGCTGAGTTCGTTTACGTGGTCCAAGCTGATGGATGCCATAAGCCGTCTTAACAACACCGGCGCTGGTCTGGTCGATCCAAGACCGTATTACGGTATCGATTCTGGCGATCGTGCCTGGACCTTCGCACTCAGTGGACTGTATAACCTGCCATTCGGCCATGGTGCAGCGTACTTCAGCAGCGCCAATCGTTATGTGGATGGCGTGATTGGTGGATGGCAGCTGGACTGGACGATGCAGCACCAGGGCGGTACGCCCATCGCCTACCCCAATGGATACAACTACACCTGCGGAAACTTCAACATTGTTCCCACACAGCGCAGCTATAAGAGCTATCTGAACAACAGCAATCCGAGTTGCTTTAGCAACTTCCCGGCGTTCAGCACGGTCACACTACCGCCGTACACCACGGCAGTTCGTGCGCCGTACGCTCCACAGGTTGCGTTGGGTCTTGAGAAGAAGTGGACCATCCATGAGAGTGTGAAGTTCCAGTTGAAGGCAGAAGCATTCAATGCAATGAACACACCTATCTTCCCTGGACCAAGCACCAGCAGTCCCACGGCCGCACCTACGCGTAATCCAGCAGTAGCTGATCCGAATGCTCCCGGTGCATGGAGTGGCTACGGAACGATTGGCAACACGCAGCAGAATTTCCCGCGGCAATATCAGTTGTCAGGTAAGGTCTTCTTTTAA